Proteins from a single region of Streptomyces spinoverrucosus:
- a CDS encoding carbohydrate ABC transporter permease: protein MSRSRIAPQVAPAPPRNRRAWTRKGHLVSAGLIILAFVSPIYLTIVNAFKTQDQIIRDPAAPPVPPTTQNLTDALARPDRIVQIGLTNSAVTVVVSVLLIIPLGAALSFWLSRRPARLRRIILAGFAAGLMIPPAVILLPTLRILTFLHLDHSYAGLILSNVGGGYLSFAVFVYSGFLRSIPGEIIEAATVDGAGTLRIWRTIVMPLLRPATATVAIFLSLWIWNDFMNPQFILGPLHGQTITTGLYLSVGQYSTNYAQLFGVMLLAAVVPVAGYLALQKQFIAGLTSGATK from the coding sequence GTGTCCCGGAGCCGGATCGCCCCGCAGGTGGCACCCGCACCGCCCAGGAACCGCCGTGCCTGGACCAGGAAGGGGCATCTCGTCTCGGCCGGACTGATCATCCTGGCCTTCGTCAGCCCGATCTACCTCACGATTGTCAACGCCTTCAAGACGCAGGACCAGATCATCCGCGACCCGGCGGCTCCCCCCGTTCCGCCGACCACACAGAATCTGACGGACGCCCTGGCCCGACCCGACCGGATCGTCCAGATCGGCCTGACCAACTCGGCGGTCACCGTCGTCGTCTCGGTGCTGCTGATCATCCCGCTGGGCGCGGCCCTCAGCTTCTGGCTGTCCCGCCGCCCGGCCCGGCTGCGCCGGATCATCCTCGCGGGCTTCGCGGCCGGGTTGATGATCCCGCCCGCGGTGATCCTCCTGCCGACCCTCCGCATTCTGACCTTCCTGCACCTGGACCACAGCTATGCAGGGCTGATCCTGTCCAACGTCGGGGGCGGCTACCTGTCGTTCGCGGTCTTCGTCTACTCCGGATTCCTGCGCTCGATCCCCGGCGAGATCATCGAGGCCGCGACCGTGGACGGCGCCGGAACGCTGCGGATCTGGCGGACGATCGTCATGCCGCTGCTGCGCCCGGCCACGGCGACCGTGGCGATCTTCCTGTCCCTGTGGATCTGGAACGACTTCATGAACCCGCAGTTCATCCTCGGACCGCTGCACGGCCAGACCATCACCACGGGGCTGTATCTGTCGGTCGGCCAGTACTCGACCAACTACGCCCAACTGTTCGGCGTGATGCTCCTGGCGGCGGTCGTCCCCGTCGCCGGCTACCTCGCACTGCAGAAGCAGTTCATCGCCGGTCTCACCTCGGGAGCCACCAAGTGA
- a CDS encoding carbohydrate ABC transporter permease yields MTTRVRPRRGDPALGSIALVALGLYVLFIVIPVIMSGWKSLTNENPLLAQADFVGLSNYTEMTRDSDLAASLSFTLLLAGAVTIVANVVGIGFAMLLNRTSLSYRMMRTVAFLPQVLSGVVVGYVWRYILARDGILNNVLVSLGIIGEPITWLGSPRLAMFSVGIVAAWVLTGFTTVVHLAALQSIPVELYQAALVDGAGRWQRFRRITFPMLAPGTTISVTISLITMLKLYDIIAVLTSGGPANSTQSTALYIIQLAFTDNRYGYASAVAMLLLVVSIVIALSVTALLRRREVDL; encoded by the coding sequence ATGACCACCCGAGTCCGCCCGCGCCGTGGCGACCCCGCCCTGGGGTCGATCGCGCTTGTCGCGCTGGGCCTGTACGTCCTGTTCATCGTCATCCCCGTGATCATGAGCGGCTGGAAGAGCCTGACGAACGAGAACCCGCTCCTCGCCCAAGCGGACTTCGTCGGCCTCTCCAACTACACGGAGATGACGCGCGACAGTGACCTGGCCGCCAGCCTGAGCTTCACGCTGCTCCTGGCCGGCGCGGTGACGATCGTGGCCAACGTGGTCGGCATCGGCTTCGCGATGCTGCTCAACAGGACGTCGCTGAGCTACCGGATGATGCGTACCGTCGCGTTCCTGCCGCAGGTGCTGTCCGGTGTCGTCGTCGGCTACGTATGGCGTTACATCCTGGCCCGGGACGGCATCCTCAACAACGTCCTGGTCTCCCTGGGGATCATCGGTGAACCGATCACCTGGCTCGGCAGCCCGCGCCTGGCCATGTTCTCCGTGGGGATCGTCGCGGCGTGGGTCCTGACGGGGTTCACCACGGTCGTGCATCTGGCCGCGCTTCAGTCGATCCCCGTGGAGCTGTACCAGGCCGCGCTGGTGGACGGGGCCGGCCGCTGGCAGCGGTTCAGGCGGATCACGTTCCCGATGCTGGCACCGGGCACCACCATCAGCGTCACGATCTCACTGATCACGATGCTGAAGCTGTACGACATCATCGCGGTGCTGACCTCGGGCGGTCCGGCCAACTCCACCCAGTCCACGGCCCTGTACATCATCCAGCTGGCCTTCACGGACAACCGCTACGGCTACGCCTCGGCGGTCGCGATGCTCCTTCTCGTCGTCTCCATCGTCATCGCACTGTCCGTGACCGCCCTGCTGCGTCGCCGGGAGGTCGACCTGTGA